The following are encoded together in the Ovis canadensis isolate MfBH-ARS-UI-01 breed Bighorn chromosome 2, ARS-UI_OviCan_v2, whole genome shotgun sequence genome:
- the LOC138434524 gene encoding cystatin-B-like yields the protein MMCGASPAKQLTMAEIQAIADKVKSPLEEKENKKFPVFNAVEFKSQGVAGRTFFIKVQMDDDFVHIQVFESLPQENKPVALTSYQIRKGRQDEVTCF from the coding sequence ATGATGTGTGGTGCGTCCCCTGCCAAGCAGCTGACCATGGCTGAGATCCAGGCCATTGCTGACAAAGTGAAGTCTCCgctggaagagaaggaaaacaagaagTTCCCGGTGTTCAATGCTGTGGAGTTCAAAAGCCAAGGGGTTGCTGGGAGGACCTTCTTCATCAAAGTTCAAATGGATGATGACTTTGTGCACATTCAAGTGTTTGAAAGCCTTCCACAGGAGAACAAGCCAGTGGCCTTGACCAGCTACCAGATCCGCAAAGGCAGACAAGATGAAGTGACGTGCTTCTAG